A stretch of Gemmobacter fulvus DNA encodes these proteins:
- a CDS encoding DUF808 domain-containing protein, with protein sequence MSGLLALLDDVAAIAKVAAASVDDVAAAAAKAGAKAAGVVIDDAAVTPKYVHGFSADRELPIIWRIAMGSLKNKLVVLLPGLLALSYFAPWVITPLLMLGGAYLCFEGAEKVFHALFPHGDAVVEADFDTKDPTHLEEEKIAGAIKTDFILSAEIMTIALATVESPSFWMQAITLAVVGAFITLAVYGAVALIVKMDDIGLHMAAKARTGAARGFGRGLVVGMPKLMALLSTVGTLAMLWVGGNIVVHGLHTLGLHEPYATIHHWAEVAGAASPEGIRGLVVWLVTAVCDGVLGLILGVLLIPVATRVIVPLWGAVTGRKAAAH encoded by the coding sequence ATGAGTGGATTGCTTGCGCTGCTGGACGATGTGGCGGCCATTGCCAAGGTTGCGGCCGCTTCGGTTGATGATGTGGCGGCAGCGGCGGCCAAGGCGGGGGCCAAGGCGGCGGGCGTCGTGATCGACGATGCCGCCGTGACGCCGAAATATGTGCATGGCTTTTCGGCGGACAGGGAGTTGCCGATCATCTGGCGCATCGCCATGGGCTCGCTGAAAAACAAGCTGGTCGTGCTGCTGCCCGGCTTGCTGGCGCTGAGCTATTTTGCGCCTTGGGTCATCACGCCGTTGTTGATGCTGGGCGGGGCCTATCTGTGTTTTGAGGGCGCCGAAAAGGTGTTCCACGCGCTGTTCCCGCATGGGGACGCGGTGGTGGAGGCTGATTTCGACACCAAAGATCCGACCCATCTGGAAGAAGAAAAGATTGCAGGCGCCATCAAGACCGATTTCATCCTGAGCGCCGAGATCATGACCATCGCGCTTGCCACCGTGGAAAGCCCGAGCTTCTGGATGCAGGCAATCACGCTGGCGGTTGTGGGGGCGTTCATCACGCTTGCCGTCTATGGTGCGGTGGCGCTGATCGTGAAGATGGATGACATCGGCCTGCACATGGCCGCCAAGGCCCGCACCGGGGCGGCACGCGGCTTTGGCCGGGGGCTGGTTGTGGGCATGCCCAAGCTGATGGCGCTGCTGTCGACGGTGGGCACCCTGGCGATGCTGTGGGTGGGCGGCAATATCGTCGTGCATGGCTTGCATACGCTCGGCCTGCACGAACCCTATGCCACGATCCATCACTGGGCCGAGGTCGCGGGTGCGGCGTCGCCCGAAGGCATTCGTGGCCTTGTTGTCTGGCTGGTCACAGCGGTTTGTGACGGGGTGCTGGGGCTGATCCTGGGGGTATTGCTGATCCCGGTGGCGACGCGGGTGATCGTGCCGCTCTGGGGGGCAGTGACGGGGCGCAAGGCCGCCGCCCATTGA
- the gap gene encoding type I glyceraldehyde-3-phosphate dehydrogenase, whose protein sequence is MTITIGINGFGRIGRCTLAHIAESGRNDVQVVAINATGPIETNAHLLKYDSVHGRFPGKVKVEGNTLDLGRGPMRVMSTYNPEELDWEGVDVVLECTGNFNEREKAAVHLGRGAKRVLVSAPAKRADKTIVYGVNHRQLLSEHLVVSNGSCTTNCLAPLAKVLNDAIGIESGIMTTIHSYTGDQPTLDRRHSDLYRARAAAMAMIPTSTGAAKALGEVLPELAGKLDGTAIRVPTPNVSAVDLTFVASKDVTVQDVNEIVREAAAGYMGMVLSYDPEPKVSIDFNHTTYSSIFAPDQTKVVGKRTVRVLAWYDNEWGFSCRMADVAGAMGRLLQ, encoded by the coding sequence ATGACCATCACCATCGGGATCAATGGCTTCGGCCGTATCGGGCGCTGCACTCTGGCGCATATCGCAGAATCCGGGCGCAACGACGTGCAGGTGGTGGCCATCAATGCCACCGGGCCGATTGAAACCAACGCGCATCTGCTGAAATACGACTCGGTGCATGGCCGGTTTCCGGGCAAGGTGAAGGTTGAGGGCAATACGCTGGATCTGGGCCGTGGCCCGATGCGCGTGATGTCGACCTACAACCCCGAAGAGCTGGATTGGGAAGGCGTTGACGTCGTGCTGGAATGCACCGGCAATTTCAACGAACGCGAGAAGGCGGCGGTCCATCTGGGCCGGGGTGCCAAGCGGGTTCTGGTCTCGGCCCCCGCCAAGCGCGCCGACAAGACCATCGTCTACGGTGTGAACCACCGCCAGCTGCTATCGGAACATCTGGTCGTGTCGAACGGCTCCTGCACCACCAACTGCCTCGCGCCGCTGGCCAAGGTGCTGAACGATGCGATCGGCATCGAAAGCGGCATCATGACCACGATCCACTCCTATACAGGCGACCAGCCGACGCTGGACCGCCGCCACAGCGACCTCTATCGCGCCCGCGCCGCCGCCATGGCGATGATTCCCACCTCCACCGGTGCGGCCAAGGCCCTTGGCGAAGTGCTGCCGGAGTTGGCGGGCAAGCTGGATGGCACCGCCATCCGCGTCCCCACCCCGAACGTGTCGGCGGTGGATCTGACCTTCGTCGCCTCGAAGGATGTGACGGTGCAGGACGTGAACGAGATCGTGCGCGAAGCCGCTGCCGGTTACATGGGCATGGTTCTGTCTTACGACCCGGAGCCGAAAGTCTCGATCGACTTCAATCACACGACGTATTCGTCTATCTTCGCCCCTGACCAGACCAAGGTTGTCGGAAAGCGCACCGTGCGCGTTCTGGCATGGTATGACAACGAATGGGGCTTCTCTTGCCGTATGGCCGACGTGGCCGGGGCGATGGGGCGGCTCCTCCAATAA
- the gap gene encoding type I glyceraldehyde-3-phosphate dehydrogenase, with amino-acid sequence MTVKVAINGFGRIGRNVLRGIIESGRTDIEVVAINDLGPVETNAHLLRFDSVHGRFPATVTTTADTIDVGRGPIRVTAMRNPADLPWGDVDIVMECTGIFTSKEKCLAHLENGSKRVLISAPGDGADKTIVYGVNHGTLTKDDVVVSNASCTTNCLSPVAKVLNDAIGIKRGFMTTIHSYTGDQPTLDTMHKDLYRARAAALSMIPTSTGAAKAVGLVLPELKGKLDGVAIRVPTPNVSVVDFVFETLRETTVQEVNDAVRAAANGPLKGILGFTDQPNVSSDFNHDPHSSVFHMDQTKVMEGTMVRILSWYDNEWGFSNRMADTAVAMGKLI; translated from the coding sequence ATGACCGTCAAAGTAGCAATCAATGGCTTCGGCCGTATCGGGCGCAACGTGCTGCGCGGCATCATCGAATCAGGTCGGACCGATATCGAGGTGGTCGCGATCAACGATCTGGGCCCGGTGGAAACCAATGCCCATCTGCTGCGGTTTGATTCGGTGCATGGCCGGTTTCCGGCAACCGTGACCACCACCGCGGACACCATCGACGTGGGTCGCGGCCCGATCCGCGTGACCGCGATGCGCAACCCGGCAGATCTGCCCTGGGGCGATGTGGACATCGTGATGGAATGCACCGGCATTTTCACCTCCAAGGAAAAATGCCTGGCCCATCTGGAAAACGGCTCGAAGCGGGTGCTGATCTCGGCCCCCGGTGACGGCGCCGACAAGACCATCGTCTATGGCGTGAACCATGGCACGCTGACCAAGGACGATGTGGTGGTCTCCAACGCCTCCTGCACCACCAACTGCCTGTCGCCGGTCGCCAAGGTGCTGAATGACGCCATCGGCATCAAGCGCGGCTTCATGACCACGATCCATTCCTACACCGGCGACCAGCCGACGCTGGATACCATGCACAAGGATCTGTATCGCGCCCGGGCCGCGGCCCTGTCGATGATCCCCACCTCGACCGGGGCGGCCAAGGCCGTGGGTCTGGTGCTGCCGGAACTGAAGGGCAAGCTGGATGGCGTGGCGATCCGGGTGCCGACGCCGAATGTCTCGGTGGTGGATTTCGTGTTTGAGACGCTGCGCGAAACGACGGTGCAGGAAGTCAACGATGCGGTCCGGGCGGCGGCCAATGGCCCGCTGAAGGGGATTCTGGGCTTTACCGATCAGCCGAATGTCAGCTCTGACTTCAACCACGACCCCCATTCCAGCGTGTTCCACATGGATCAGACCAAGGTGATGGAGGGCACGATGGTGCGTATCCTCAGCTGGTATGACAATGAATGGGGCTTCTCCAACCGCATGGCGGATACCGCCGTCGCCATGGGCAAACTGATCTGA
- the coaD gene encoding pantetheine-phosphate adenylyltransferase, which produces MRIGLYPGTFDPITLGHVDIIQRAMQLVDRLVIGVAINRDKGPLFSLEERVAMVEAECAGILAKTGGEIVVHPFENLLIDCARDVGAGVIVRGLRAVADFEYEFQMVGMNRALDASIETVFMMADARRQAIASKLVKEIARLNGDVSKFVTPPVQEALRAKYS; this is translated from the coding sequence ATGCGCATCGGTCTGTATCCGGGGACATTTGACCCGATCACGCTTGGCCATGTCGATATCATTCAGCGCGCAATGCAGCTGGTGGATCGGCTTGTGATCGGCGTTGCCATCAACCGGGACAAGGGCCCGCTGTTCAGCCTTGAAGAGCGGGTGGCCATGGTCGAAGCCGAATGTGCCGGTATCCTGGCCAAGACCGGCGGCGAGATTGTCGTGCATCCGTTCGAAAATCTGCTGATCGACTGCGCCCGCGACGTGGGCGCGGGAGTCATCGTGCGCGGTCTGCGCGCGGTTGCCGATTTTGAATATGAATTTCAGATGGTTGGAATGAACCGTGCGCTGGATGCCAGCATCGAGACGGTGTTCATGATGGCCGATGCCCGCAGGCAGGCCATCGCGTCGAAACTGGTGAAAGAGATTGCGCGGTTGAATGGCGATGTCTCGAAATTCGTGACACCGCCGGTCCAAGAAGCGCTGCGCGCCAAATACAGCTAG
- a CDS encoding CBS domain-containing protein: MLVSQILKSKADDGVVTVMPGTPVAQVAEVLSSRRIGAVIVSPDGKRVAGIVSERDIVRELGKRGPSCLTEAVDTLMTAKIISCKREETTHSVLQKMTDGRFRHMPVMEGDEMVGLISIGDVVKSRLMELAAEKDALEGMIKGF; this comes from the coding sequence ATGCTCGTATCGCAGATCCTGAAATCAAAGGCGGATGATGGTGTTGTGACTGTAATGCCCGGAACGCCCGTTGCTCAGGTGGCCGAGGTGCTGTCGTCACGCCGAATCGGGGCGGTGATCGTGTCGCCGGATGGCAAGCGCGTGGCGGGGATCGTGTCGGAACGTGACATCGTGCGCGAATTGGGCAAACGCGGCCCGTCTTGCCTGACCGAGGCCGTGGATACGCTGATGACGGCCAAGATCATCAGCTGCAAACGCGAAGAAACAACCCATTCGGTGTTGCAAAAGATGACCGATGGCCGGTTCCGCCATATGCCGGTGATGGAAGGCGACGAAATGGTCGGCCTCATTTCCATCGGGGACGTGGTGAAATCGCGCCTGATGGAACTGGCGGCCGAGAAGGATGCGCTGGAAGGCATGATCAAGGGGTTCTGA
- a CDS encoding LysR family transcriptional regulator, giving the protein MDWDDLRLFLAVTRAESLSGAGKALRLDPATVGRRIARLEDVLEARLFVKSPQGYGLTAEGSRILAHAERAELAMAGAVEELRGTHGLTGQIRIGAPDGCANYLLPQVLAAICDNNPGLEVQIVALPRVFNLSKREADIAIAVSRPETGRLTVQKLTDYRLHLAASTQYLAQHPAVQSVEDLRAHRMVGYIADMIFDKELDYLGQLGAERIPLASNSVSVQLNWLRHGAGIGVVHDFALPSAPELIRVIADQISLTRSFWLIRHADDGRVERLNRFADLLAQGIRKEVLRLEALA; this is encoded by the coding sequence ATGGATTGGGACGACCTGCGGCTGTTTCTGGCGGTGACGCGCGCTGAAAGCCTGTCGGGCGCGGGCAAGGCGCTGCGGCTGGATCCGGCGACGGTAGGCCGCCGCATCGCGCGGCTGGAGGATGTGCTGGAGGCGCGGCTTTTCGTGAAAAGCCCGCAAGGCTATGGGCTGACCGCCGAGGGCAGCCGCATCCTGGCCCATGCCGAACGCGCCGAACTGGCGATGGCGGGGGCGGTGGAAGAGTTGCGCGGCACCCATGGGCTGACCGGGCAGATTCGCATCGGTGCCCCGGATGGTTGTGCCAACTATCTGCTGCCGCAGGTTCTGGCGGCGATCTGCGATAACAATCCGGGGCTGGAGGTGCAGATCGTGGCGCTGCCGCGGGTGTTCAACCTGTCAAAACGCGAGGCGGATATTGCCATTGCGGTCTCGCGCCCCGAAACCGGGCGGCTGACGGTGCAGAAGCTGACCGATTACCGGCTGCATCTGGCGGCCTCGACCCAATATCTTGCGCAGCACCCGGCGGTGCAGTCGGTGGAGGATCTGCGGGCGCATCGCATGGTGGGCTATATTGCCGACATGATCTTTGACAAAGAGCTGGATTATCTGGGCCAATTGGGGGCCGAGCGGATCCCGCTGGCGTCAAATTCGGTGTCGGTGCAGCTGAACTGGTTGCGGCACGGGGCAGGGATCGGCGTGGTGCATGACTTTGCGCTGCCTTCGGCACCCGAGCTGATCCGGGTGATAGCCGACCAGATCAGCCTCACCCGCAGCTTCTGGCTGATCCGTCATGCGGATGACGGGCGGGTCGAACGGCTCAATCGCTTTGCCGACTTGCTGGCGCAGGGAATACGCAAAGAAGTGTTGCGCCTGGAAGCTTTGGCTTGA
- a CDS encoding CoA-acylating methylmalonate-semialdehyde dehydrogenase has translation MKEIGHWINGKHVKGNSGRFADVFNPATGEVQARVALASKAELDAATADAAKAQVKWGATNPQRRARVMMKFVDLLNRDMDKLAEALSSEHGKTIPDAKGDIQRGLEVIEFCIAAPHLLKGEFTDSAGPGIDMYSMRQPIGVAAGITPFNFPAMIPLWKMGPALACGNAFILKPSERDPSVPMMLAELMKEAGLPDGVLQVINGDKESVDAIIDNPDIAGIGFVGSTPIAEYIYGRGCSNGKRVQCFGGAKNHMIIMPDADLDQAADALVGAGYGAAGERCMAISVAVPVGDETADRLIEKLIPRIEKLKVGPYTGGNDVDYGPVVTAAAKANILKLVESGVAQGAKLVVDGRNFNLQGYEDGFFVGPHLFDHVTTDMDIYRKEIFGPVLSTVRAKTYEEALGYAMDHEYGNGTAIFTRDGDTARDFANRINVGMIGINVPIPVPLAYHTFGGWKKSAFGDLNQHGPDSFRFYTRTKTITSRWPSGIKEGASLNFKQMD, from the coding sequence ATGAAAGAGATCGGACACTGGATCAACGGCAAGCATGTGAAGGGCAACTCGGGCCGCTTTGCTGATGTTTTCAACCCCGCCACCGGCGAAGTGCAGGCGCGTGTCGCGCTCGCCAGCAAGGCCGAGCTGGACGCCGCCACCGCCGATGCGGCCAAGGCGCAGGTCAAATGGGGTGCCACCAACCCGCAGCGCCGCGCCCGGGTGATGATGAAATTCGTCGACCTGCTGAACCGCGACATGGACAAGCTGGCCGAGGCGCTGTCCTCAGAACATGGCAAGACCATCCCGGATGCCAAGGGCGACATCCAGCGCGGCCTTGAAGTGATCGAATTCTGCATTGCCGCGCCGCATCTGCTCAAGGGCGAATTCACCGACAGCGCAGGCCCCGGCATCGACATGTATTCCATGCGTCAGCCGATCGGCGTGGCGGCGGGCATCACCCCGTTCAACTTCCCCGCCATGATCCCGCTGTGGAAAATGGGCCCGGCGCTGGCCTGCGGCAATGCCTTCATCCTCAAGCCGTCCGAGCGTGACCCCTCGGTGCCGATGATGCTGGCCGAGTTGATGAAAGAAGCGGGCCTGCCCGATGGCGTGCTGCAAGTGATCAACGGCGACAAGGAATCGGTCGATGCGATCATCGACAATCCGGATATCGCCGGGATCGGTTTTGTCGGCTCCACCCCGATTGCCGAATATATCTATGGGCGCGGCTGCTCCAACGGCAAGCGCGTGCAGTGCTTCGGCGGTGCCAAGAACCACATGATCATCATGCCGGATGCCGATCTCGATCAGGCCGCCGATGCGCTGGTGGGCGCGGGCTATGGCGCCGCTGGCGAACGCTGCATGGCGATTTCGGTCGCGGTGCCGGTGGGTGATGAAACCGCAGACCGCCTGATCGAAAAGCTGATCCCGCGGATCGAAAAGCTGAAGGTCGGCCCCTATACGGGCGGCAATGATGTGGATTATGGCCCGGTCGTGACCGCCGCCGCCAAGGCCAATATCCTCAAACTGGTGGAAAGCGGCGTGGCACAGGGCGCCAAGCTGGTGGTCGATGGCCGAAACTTCAACCTGCAAGGCTATGAGGACGGCTTCTTTGTCGGCCCGCACCTGTTTGACCATGTGACCACCGACATGGACATCTATCGCAAGGAAATCTTCGGCCCCGTGCTGTCGACCGTGCGCGCCAAAACCTATGAAGAGGCGCTGGGATATGCGATGGACCATGAATATGGCAATGGCACCGCGATCTTCACCCGCGATGGTGACACCGCGCGCGATTTTGCCAACCGCATCAACGTCGGCATGATCGGCATCAACGTGCCGATCCCGGTTCCGCTGGCCTATCACACCTTCGGCGGCTGGAAAAAATCCGCCTTTGGCGACCTGAACCAGCACGGGCCGGATTCCTTCCGCTTCTACACGCGCACCAAGACCATCACCTCGCGCTGGCCCAGCGGCATCAAGGAAGGCGCAAGCCTGAACTTCAAGCAGATGGATTGA
- a CDS encoding acyl-CoA dehydrogenase family protein — translation MDFALSEEQQAIFDMAQAFGQDHIAPHARQWEAEGTIPKALWAKVAELGLGGIYVSEDHGGSGLTRLDATLVFEALAMACPAVSSFLSIHNMCGGMIDKFGSDALKARVLPKLCSMEQIFAYCLTEPGSGSDAAALRTKALRDNEGYRLTGTKAFISGGGYADGYIVMARTGEDGPRGISAIVVPDGAAGLSFGGLEDKMGWRAQPTRQVQMDDCAVPADNLIGVEGKGFAYAMAGLDGGRLNIAASALGGAQAAFDATLAYMGERRAFGKTLDQFQALQFRLAELEVKLQSARIFLRQAAWKLDNAAPDATKFCAMAKLYVTDAAFDVANQCLQLHGGYGYLADYGVEKIMRDLRVHQILEGTNEIMRLIVSRALLEARG, via the coding sequence ATGGATTTCGCACTCAGCGAAGAACAGCAGGCCATTTTCGATATGGCGCAGGCATTCGGGCAGGATCATATCGCGCCCCATGCCCGGCAATGGGAGGCCGAGGGCACGATTCCGAAAGCCCTGTGGGCCAAGGTGGCGGAACTGGGTCTGGGCGGCATCTATGTCAGCGAAGATCACGGCGGATCGGGGCTGACCCGGCTGGATGCGACGCTGGTGTTCGAAGCGCTCGCCATGGCCTGCCCGGCGGTGTCCTCCTTCCTGTCGATCCACAATATGTGCGGCGGCATGATCGACAAATTCGGCAGCGACGCGCTGAAGGCGCGGGTTTTGCCAAAGCTGTGCAGCATGGAGCAGATCTTTGCCTATTGCCTGACGGAACCCGGTTCCGGCTCGGATGCGGCGGCGCTGCGCACCAAGGCCCTGCGCGACAACGAGGGTTATCGGCTGACCGGCACCAAGGCCTTCATTTCCGGCGGTGGCTATGCCGATGGCTATATCGTCATGGCCCGCACCGGAGAGGACGGGCCGCGCGGCATTTCGGCCATCGTCGTCCCCGATGGCGCGGCGGGCCTGTCCTTTGGCGGGCTGGAAGACAAGATGGGCTGGCGCGCACAGCCGACGCGGCAGGTGCAGATGGATGATTGCGCCGTGCCTGCCGACAATCTGATCGGCGTGGAGGGCAAGGGCTTTGCCTATGCTATGGCCGGGCTGGATGGCGGGCGGCTGAACATCGCGGCCAGCGCCCTTGGCGGCGCACAGGCGGCCTTTGACGCGACGCTGGCCTATATGGGCGAACGCCGGGCCTTTGGCAAAACGCTGGACCAGTTTCAGGCGCTGCAATTCCGTCTGGCCGAACTGGAGGTCAAACTGCAATCGGCGCGCATCTTCCTGCGACAGGCGGCGTGGAAGCTGGACAATGCCGCCCCGGATGCCACGAAATTCTGTGCCATGGCCAAGCTTTATGTCACGGATGCGGCCTTTGATGTCGCCAATCAATGCCTGCAACTGCATGGTGGTTACGGCTATCTGGCCGATTACGGCGTGGAAAAGATCATGCGGGATCTTCGCGTGCATCAGATTCTGGAAGGTACCAATGAAATCATGCGCCTGATCGTGTCGCGCGCTCTTCTGGAGGCACGCGGATGA
- a CDS encoding enoyl-CoA hydratase/isomerase family protein produces the protein MSEILIRREGRAGRITLNRPEALNALSYPMCLALDAALIGWRDDPDVALVLIDAAGDRAFCAGGDIAQLYAEGIAGNHDHGRDFWRDEYRMNARIADYAKPVVSLIHGFCMGGGVGVACHASHRIVGETAQIAMPECAIGLVPDVGGSALLAHAPGHLGAYLGTTGRRMGPADAIYAGFADCFVPQAAWPDLIATLCATGDVAAIRGQTPPPASLPALQPQIDRHFASADLARVLASLDGDDSDFARETRLTLGRVSPLAAALTLAIQAQLGPPPSLRQALELEYRVSFRAQADTDFLEGIRAMIIDKDRKPRWQAAADAVAIAALLAPLGPDTLTFTEE, from the coding sequence ATGAGCGAGATCCTGATCCGCCGCGAGGGCCGTGCCGGGCGGATCACGCTCAACCGCCCCGAGGCGCTGAATGCGCTCAGCTATCCGATGTGTCTGGCGCTGGATGCGGCCCTGATCGGCTGGCGCGATGACCCCGATGTGGCGCTGGTGCTGATTGATGCCGCAGGCGACCGGGCCTTCTGTGCGGGTGGCGATATTGCCCAGCTTTATGCCGAAGGCATCGCGGGCAATCACGACCATGGCCGCGATTTCTGGCGCGATGAATACCGGATGAACGCGCGGATTGCCGACTATGCCAAACCCGTGGTCAGTCTGATCCATGGCTTCTGCATGGGCGGCGGTGTCGGGGTGGCCTGCCATGCCAGCCATCGCATCGTCGGCGAAACCGCGCAGATCGCCATGCCCGAATGTGCCATCGGTCTGGTGCCGGATGTGGGCGGCTCGGCCCTGCTGGCCCATGCGCCGGGGCATCTGGGCGCCTATCTGGGCACGACCGGGCGGCGCATGGGGCCTGCCGATGCGATCTATGCCGGGTTTGCCGATTGTTTTGTGCCGCAAGCCGCATGGCCGGACCTGATTGCCACGCTGTGCGCCACCGGTGATGTGGCGGCGATTCGGGGCCAGACGCCCCCGCCCGCCAGCCTGCCCGCCTTGCAACCCCAGATCGACCGGCATTTCGCCAGCGCCGATCTGGCCCGCGTGCTGGCCAGCCTTGACGGCGACGACAGCGATTTCGCGCGCGAGACACGCCTGACGCTCGGCCGTGTGTCGCCGCTGGCGGCGGCGCTGACCCTCGCCATTCAGGCGCAGCTTGGGCCGCCCCCCAGCCTGCGGCAGGCCCTGGAGCTGGAATACCGGGTGTCGTTCCGCGCGCAGGCCGATACCGATTTTCTGGAAGGCATCCGCGCGATGATCATCGACAAGGATCGCAAACCCCGCTGGCAGGCGGCGGCGGATGCGGTGGCGATTGCCGCCCTTCTGGCCCCACTCGGCCCGGATACCCTGACATTCACGGAGGAATAG